The Natronobacterium texcoconense genome includes the window CCGCGTCCTCGAGGTGGTCGGTGACGCGGTCGACGTGGCCGACGTCGACCAGCGTCTCGTCGGTGACCACGAGCCCGTGCGGGTCCTCGTCCGCGTCGACACCCAGATCCGAAAGCTGGAAGCCCAGTTCCGCGACGGCGTTGCGCCCGAACCGGAGCTGTGGCATCTGGAGGTGCCAGACCGTCTCGGGACCGAGTTCGTGATCGGCTGCCGAGACGGACCGATCGTATCCCATCATAGCGATTCCACCGTGAAGGTCCGTTCGTTTCGACGAGTGCCGACACGCCCCAGTGTTACCATCGATAGCATAAACGCCCGGTACGCCGAACAAAATTATAAATATTGATACTCGAGTTACGGCTGAAAACGGAACACGTTAGACACCGAGGATCAGCGGTCCGATCAGGACGCCCATCAGGTGGACGCGCCGAGCGCGCAGGCGGACGGGAACCATCCCGATCGCCGCCGCAACGACGAAGATCGCGATTCCGAGAACGCCCGTGAACAGAAAGGAGAGGGCCAGCAGGAGCGCGAGGACGGCCGCCGATATCTTCCAGTAGGTCGTTCGCCCGACGAACTCGAGGTAGGCGTCTCCGAGGACGATCACGAGAACGAACCCGATCAGGCCGGCGACGACGACGCCCGCGACCAGGATCGGTAACTCGAGTGGTGCATCTGTGCTCTCGAAGGCGACCATCACGCCGGTCCGAGGCTGGCCGATCGCGACGAGTGCAAACAGCGCGAAGATGGTATTCGCCGTGTCGACGCCGCTGGTCGCGACGATGTACCCCCGGTCGCCGGCACCGCCGGGAACGAGCACCAGCACTGCGACGGCGGCGATCGCGGCCGAGATGCCCGGAATATAGCCGACGACGGCACCCGCGAGCGCGCCCGCCACTGCCGTCGCCCCGAGTAGCGGACGCGACAGTGCGATCGCGTCGTCGTCCTGTGGCGGAATTCCGCTCCCGAAGATCGCGTCGATCAACACCGGCGCACCGAACAGTCCGGCGAAAAGCGGTGCGAGAGTGCCGCCGGCCTCGAGGGGCGCGTCCGGGGAGAGATCGAGCGTCAGCGCGCCGAGTCCGGCGGCGAGCGCGAACGAGAGCAACCCAG containing:
- a CDS encoding tripartite tricarboxylate transporter permease translates to MVVGPVEVVVDPALTIQLLAWLLAGAALGTLSGLVPGLHANNFALLLAGFAPSVPGPPLFVGCAMLSAGVVHTFLNAVPAMALGVPDAEMAVTSLPGHRMVLEGRGYEAIRLSALGSVLAVLAAVPLAVPVTQAVTAIYPTLMANLPLVLAMVVVALVASERTWRGRGAGLLSFALAAGLGALTLDLSPDAPLEAGGTLAPLFAGLFGAPVLIDAIFGSGIPPQDDDAIALSRPLLGATAVAGALAGAVVGYIPGISAAIAAVAVLVLVPGGAGDRGYIVATSGVDTANTIFALFALVAIGQPRTGVMVAFESTDAPLELPILVAGVVVAGLIGFVLVIVLGDAYLEFVGRTTYWKISAAVLALLLALSFLFTGVLGIAIFVVAAAIGMVPVRLRARRVHLMGVLIGPLILGV